Proteins from a single region of Stappia sp. ES.058:
- the preA gene encoding NAD-dependent dihydropyrimidine dehydrogenase subunit PreA — MADLSTNFIGIKSPNPFWLASAPPTDKEYNVVRAFKAGWGGVVWKTLGEDPAVVNVNGPRYGAIHGHDRNLIGFNNIELITDRPLEVNLREIKQVKRDWPDRAMVVSLMVPCEEQSWIDILKKVEDTGADGIELNFGCPHGMSERGMGSAVGQVPEYIEMVTRWCKQHSRMPVIVKLTPNITDIRKPAQAAKAGGADAVSLINTINSIVSVDLDQMAPEPTIDGRGAHGGYCGPAVKPIALNMVAEIARDPETHGIPISGIGGVTTWKDAAEFMALGAGTVQVCTAAMTYGFKIVEEMKDGLSDWMDDKGYTSVDEVVGRAVPNVTDWQKLNLNYVVKAHIDQDACIQCGRCHIACEDTSHQAITSMKDGLRHFEVIDEECVGCNLCVSVCPVENCISMVEMTEGTDPRTGRKIDRDYANWTTHPNNPNRVMEAAE, encoded by the coding sequence ATGGCTGATCTCAGCACAAACTTCATCGGCATCAAGTCGCCGAACCCGTTCTGGCTGGCCTCCGCGCCGCCGACCGACAAGGAATACAACGTCGTGCGCGCCTTCAAGGCGGGCTGGGGCGGCGTTGTCTGGAAGACGCTGGGCGAGGACCCGGCGGTGGTCAACGTCAACGGCCCGCGTTACGGCGCGATCCATGGCCATGACCGCAATCTGATCGGCTTCAACAACATCGAGCTGATCACCGACCGTCCGCTGGAGGTCAACCTGCGCGAGATCAAGCAGGTCAAGCGCGACTGGCCCGATCGTGCAATGGTCGTCTCGCTGATGGTGCCTTGCGAGGAACAGAGCTGGATCGACATTCTCAAGAAGGTCGAGGACACGGGAGCGGACGGCATCGAACTGAACTTCGGCTGTCCGCACGGCATGTCGGAGCGCGGCATGGGCTCGGCCGTCGGCCAGGTGCCCGAATACATCGAGATGGTCACCCGCTGGTGCAAGCAGCACAGCCGCATGCCGGTGATCGTCAAGCTGACGCCGAATATCACCGACATCCGCAAGCCTGCCCAGGCGGCCAAAGCCGGCGGTGCGGACGCCGTGTCGCTGATCAACACGATCAACTCCATCGTTTCGGTCGACCTCGACCAGATGGCGCCCGAACCCACTATCGACGGGCGCGGCGCTCATGGCGGTTATTGCGGTCCGGCGGTCAAGCCGATCGCGCTCAACATGGTGGCCGAGATCGCCCGGGATCCCGAAACCCACGGGATTCCGATTTCCGGCATCGGTGGTGTCACCACCTGGAAGGATGCTGCCGAATTCATGGCGCTGGGCGCCGGCACCGTTCAGGTGTGCACGGCGGCGATGACCTACGGCTTCAAGATCGTCGAGGAGATGAAGGACGGTCTCAGCGACTGGATGGACGACAAGGGTTACACCAGCGTCGACGAGGTTGTCGGTCGCGCCGTTCCCAATGTGACTGACTGGCAGAAGCTCAACCTCAACTATGTGGTGAAGGCGCATATCGACCAGGATGCCTGCATCCAGTGCGGTCGTTGCCACATCGCCTGCGAGGACACCTCGCATCAGGCCATTACGTCGATGAAGGACGGATTGCGCCATTTCGAGGTGATCGACGAGGAATGCGTTGGCTGCAATCTGTGCGTTTCGGTCTGCCCGGTGGAAAATTGCATCTCCATGGTCGAGATGACGGAGGGCACGGATCCGCGGACAGGCAGGAAGATCGATCGCGATTACGCCAACTGGACGACGCATCCGAACAATCCGAACCGGGTGATGGAAGCCGCTGAGTGA
- a CDS encoding DMT family transporter: MSVSAENARPETGTGRAHLAMLGFVFLVSTSFPVGHAITGDLAPAVLTALRFCLAATIFAGIATFKGLWQRPKLSRFPVYILIAIVLNIFFVTMFEALRYTSALNAGAVFTLLPAFTAIAGFLLLRQKSSRRQIACLAIGAAGALLVLYGADLDRLLRFEIGTGETIFLVGVISYAFYSPLMRLLNRGEPLEVFNFWILTCGAVMLLAYGHEDLGRTVWSDVPSLAFVGVAYLAIFPTASSFFFATYASLRLPSGPVMAYTYLLPSFVLFETLALGAPWPGLWTLAGVAVTSVATLALQRDTRRTG; the protein is encoded by the coding sequence ATGAGCGTCTCCGCCGAAAACGCGAGACCGGAAACCGGAACCGGGCGCGCCCATCTGGCGATGCTCGGTTTCGTTTTTCTCGTCTCCACGTCCTTTCCGGTCGGCCATGCCATTACCGGGGATCTCGCGCCGGCGGTGCTTACGGCCCTGCGGTTTTGCCTGGCGGCCACGATCTTCGCCGGCATCGCGACCTTCAAGGGCCTGTGGCAACGGCCGAAACTGTCCCGCTTCCCGGTCTATATTCTCATTGCGATCGTGCTGAATATCTTCTTCGTGACGATGTTCGAGGCGCTGCGCTACACCAGCGCGCTCAATGCGGGCGCGGTCTTCACCCTTCTGCCCGCGTTCACGGCAATCGCCGGGTTCCTGTTGCTGCGGCAAAAGTCCTCGCGACGCCAGATCGCCTGTCTTGCAATCGGCGCTGCGGGTGCCCTTCTGGTTCTTTATGGCGCGGATCTCGACCGTCTCCTGCGCTTCGAGATCGGGACCGGTGAGACGATCTTCCTCGTCGGCGTGATCTCCTACGCTTTCTATTCGCCGCTGATGCGCTTGCTCAATCGCGGCGAGCCGCTGGAGGTGTTCAACTTCTGGATCCTGACCTGTGGCGCGGTCATGCTGCTTGCCTATGGTCATGAGGACCTTGGGCGCACGGTCTGGTCCGATGTGCCGTCGCTGGCGTTCGTCGGCGTCGCCTATCTTGCGATTTTCCCGACCGCGTCGAGCTTCTTTTTCGCGACCTACGCCAGCCTGCGCCTGCCGTCGGGACCGGTAATGGCCTATACCTATCTTCTGCCGTCCTTCGTGCTGTTCGAGACGCTGGCGCTGGGCGCGCCCTGGCCAGGTCTCTGGACGCTCGCAGGCGTTGCGGTGACTTCGGTTGCGACGCTGGCCCTGCAGCGCGACACCCGTCGAACAGGGTGA
- a CDS encoding lytic transglycosylase domain-containing protein, protein MRASRILVAGVLCLGLSLGANDAIAASCGNTAQGFPAWLADFQRQAVASGVSSRTVKAALGGLRYNSKVIRRDRNQKSFKLSFKQFLARRAPPSTIAIGRKRMRQHAVVLDRVERKYGVPKEIIVSIWGLESGFGRFMGDIPIFSSLATLAYDCRRSKFFTNELMSALRIAARGMMRIRDMKGAWAGEIGQTQFLASSYERYAVDFDGDGRPNLIRSKPDVFASTANFLRRHGWRKGADWSPGTGNYGVLRDWNRAEVYRKTIAYMATQLKK, encoded by the coding sequence ATGCGTGCTTCCCGGATACTCGTTGCCGGCGTTTTGTGTCTTGGTCTCTCGCTCGGCGCGAATGATGCCATCGCCGCCTCCTGTGGCAACACAGCGCAAGGCTTCCCGGCCTGGCTTGCCGATTTCCAGCGACAGGCGGTAGCTTCGGGGGTTTCATCCAGAACGGTGAAGGCCGCGCTTGGGGGGCTGCGCTACAACAGCAAGGTCATCCGCCGCGACCGGAACCAGAAATCCTTCAAGCTGAGCTTCAAACAGTTCCTGGCCCGCCGCGCGCCCCCAAGCACCATTGCCATCGGCCGCAAGCGGATGCGACAGCACGCGGTCGTGCTGGACCGGGTGGAGCGCAAATACGGTGTGCCGAAGGAAATCATCGTCTCGATCTGGGGGCTGGAATCGGGTTTCGGCCGGTTCATGGGCGACATTCCGATCTTTTCCTCGCTCGCAACGCTTGCCTATGATTGCCGACGTTCGAAATTCTTCACGAACGAGCTGATGAGTGCGCTGCGGATTGCCGCCCGGGGCATGATGCGGATTCGCGACATGAAGGGGGCATGGGCGGGAGAAATCGGCCAGACCCAGTTCCTGGCCTCGAGCTACGAGCGCTACGCGGTCGATTTCGACGGCGACGGACGCCCCAATCTGATCCGCAGCAAGCCGGATGTCTTTGCCTCGACGGCGAATTTTCTCAGGCGACACGGCTGGCGCAAGGGGGCCGACTGGTCGCCAGGAACAGGCAACTACGGGGTTTTGCGCGACTGGAACCGCGCGGAGGTCTATCGCAAGACCATCGCCTATATGGCCACGCAGCTGAAGAAGTAG
- a CDS encoding TetR family transcriptional regulator C-terminal domain-containing protein, producing MSVDDQPRRTRIQERNRARILEAALGTFARFGYRGTRVDQIASDAGMSKSNLLYYFGSKSEIYKAVLAGLLERWLAPLRTLDPDGDPRRELTAYVEQKLRFSANEPEASRLFANEVMQGAPMIRDVLEGPLKALVEEKAEVLRHWAKAGKIRDVDPYHLIFLIWATTQHYADFAPQIEALTGSGIDDDRFRKGALETLSALLFEGLLPRA from the coding sequence ATGAGCGTGGACGATCAGCCGCGCCGCACCCGCATTCAGGAAAGAAACCGGGCCCGCATTCTGGAAGCGGCGCTTGGAACCTTCGCCCGCTTCGGATACCGCGGCACCCGCGTCGACCAGATCGCCAGCGATGCCGGCATGTCCAAGTCGAACCTTCTGTATTATTTCGGCTCCAAGTCGGAGATCTACAAGGCGGTGCTCGCCGGCCTGCTGGAGCGCTGGCTGGCGCCCTTGCGCACGCTCGACCCCGACGGCGATCCGCGTCGCGAACTCACCGCCTATGTCGAACAGAAACTTCGGTTTTCCGCCAACGAACCGGAGGCCTCACGGCTCTTCGCCAACGAGGTGATGCAGGGCGCTCCGATGATCCGCGACGTTCTGGAAGGACCGCTCAAGGCACTTGTCGAGGAAAAGGCCGAAGTGCTTCGCCACTGGGCAAAGGCCGGGAAGATCCGAGACGTCGACCCCTATCACCTGATTTTCCTGATCTGGGCGACCACCCAGCACTACGCCGATTTCGCTCCGCAGATCGAGGCGCTGACCGGGTCCGGCATTGACGACGACCGGTTTCGCAAGGGGGCTCTGGAAACCCTGTCTGCGCTGCTCTTCGAAGGCCTCCTGCCGCGCGCTTGA
- a CDS encoding TetR/AcrR family transcriptional regulator → MRAREKSPKSAVREENERAILKAAEEVFAERGFRGATTGVIADRAGIPKANLHYYFPTKEALYRRVVEHIFNVWLDAANTFDESDDPVEALTAYISAKMDISRAHPMGSKVWANEILHKAPVIQDYLETTLRDWTASRAAVIDRWVAEGKIAPVNAHYLLYMIWATTQHYADFNHQIDTLNGGAPLVDSQFEDAKKTVIGIILAGIGAMPPATVSASPPAEPARADA, encoded by the coding sequence ATGCGCGCCAGGGAAAAGTCACCAAAAAGCGCCGTTCGCGAAGAGAACGAGCGCGCGATCCTCAAGGCGGCCGAGGAGGTCTTCGCCGAGCGCGGCTTCCGGGGCGCGACCACCGGCGTGATCGCCGACCGCGCCGGAATTCCCAAGGCAAACCTGCACTATTACTTCCCGACCAAGGAAGCGCTCTACCGGCGCGTGGTCGAGCATATCTTCAATGTCTGGCTCGATGCCGCCAACACCTTCGACGAGAGCGACGATCCCGTAGAGGCGCTCACCGCCTATATCTCGGCGAAGATGGACATCTCGCGCGCCCATCCGATGGGCTCAAAGGTCTGGGCCAACGAGATCCTGCACAAGGCACCGGTCATCCAGGACTATCTGGAGACCACCTTGCGCGACTGGACCGCATCGCGCGCCGCCGTCATCGACCGATGGGTGGCAGAGGGCAAGATTGCCCCGGTCAATGCGCACTATCTGCTTTACATGATCTGGGCGACGACCCAGCACTACGCCGACTTCAACCACCAGATCGATACGCTGAACGGCGGCGCGCCGCTGGTCGACTCCCAGTTCGAAGACGCAAAGAAAACCGTGATCGGCATCATCCTCGCAGGCATTGGCGCGATGCCGCCCGCCACCGTCTCCGCGAGTCCACCGGCCGAACCCGCGCGTGCGGACGCATGA
- a CDS encoding aspartate aminotransferase family protein, with the protein MSQPALTSNNLDAFWMPFTANRQFKKDPRLFVSAEGMYYKTADGRQVLDGTAGLWCCNAGHARPRITEAVQRQVAELDYAPAFQMGHPHAFELAARLSALMPSPLDHVFFTNSGSESVETALKMAIAYHRVRGEGSRTRLIGRERGYHGVNFGGISVGGIVTNRKMFGTLLGGVDHIRHTHDLERNAFSRGQPDSGAEYAEELIRLVQLHDPSTIAAVIVEPVAGSTGVLVPPKGYLKRLREICDQHGILLIFDEVITGFGRLGSPFAVDHFGVVPDLVTTAKGITNGVIPMGAVFCSSDVHQAFMTGPEHLIEFFHGYTYSGHPVACAAALGTLDTYEEEGLLTRAAELEDYWADALHSLKGTRHVIDIRNIGLIGAIELEPMAGEPTKRAFSAFLNAYEAGCLIRTTGDIIALSPPLIIEKSEIDQLVDTIRTVLEALD; encoded by the coding sequence ATGTCGCAGCCGGCGCTGACCAGCAACAATCTCGACGCTTTCTGGATGCCGTTTACGGCAAACCGCCAGTTCAAGAAGGATCCGCGCCTCTTCGTCAGCGCGGAGGGCATGTACTACAAGACCGCCGATGGCCGCCAGGTGCTGGACGGGACGGCAGGTCTTTGGTGCTGTAACGCCGGCCACGCACGGCCCAGGATCACCGAGGCGGTGCAGCGTCAGGTCGCCGAGCTCGACTACGCGCCCGCCTTCCAGATGGGCCATCCGCACGCTTTCGAGCTGGCCGCGCGTCTTTCCGCGCTGATGCCCTCGCCGCTCGACCATGTGTTCTTCACCAATTCCGGGTCGGAATCCGTCGAAACCGCGCTGAAGATGGCGATTGCCTATCATCGCGTTCGCGGCGAGGGGTCCCGGACCCGGCTGATCGGCCGCGAACGCGGCTATCACGGGGTCAATTTCGGCGGCATCTCCGTCGGCGGCATCGTCACCAACCGCAAGATGTTCGGCACGCTGCTTGGCGGCGTCGATCATATCCGCCACACTCACGACTTGGAGCGCAACGCCTTTTCGCGCGGCCAGCCGGACAGCGGTGCGGAATATGCCGAGGAACTTATCCGCCTGGTGCAACTGCACGACCCGTCCACCATTGCCGCCGTGATTGTCGAGCCGGTGGCCGGCTCGACCGGTGTTCTGGTTCCGCCGAAGGGATATCTGAAGCGCTTGCGCGAGATCTGCGACCAGCATGGCATCCTGTTGATCTTCGACGAGGTGATCACCGGCTTCGGACGGCTTGGCTCCCCCTTCGCGGTTGACCACTTCGGCGTGGTGCCGGATCTCGTGACGACCGCCAAGGGGATTACCAACGGCGTCATCCCGATGGGCGCGGTGTTTTGTTCAAGCGACGTGCATCAGGCCTTCATGACCGGGCCGGAGCATCTTATCGAGTTCTTCCACGGCTACACATATTCCGGTCATCCTGTGGCTTGCGCGGCGGCGCTCGGCACCCTCGACACTTACGAGGAAGAGGGGCTTTTAACCCGCGCTGCCGAGCTTGAGGATTATTGGGCCGACGCCCTGCATTCGCTCAAGGGCACGCGCCATGTCATCGACATCCGCAACATTGGCCTGATCGGGGCGATCGAGTTGGAGCCGATGGCGGGCGAGCCGACGAAGCGGGCTTTTTCCGCCTTCCTCAATGCCTATGAGGCGGGCTGCCTGATCCGCACCACCGGCGACATCATCGCGCTGTCGCCGCCGCTGATCATCGAGAAAAGCGAGATTGACCAACTGGTCGACACCATCCGCACCGTTCTGGAAGCTCTGGACTAG
- a CDS encoding CoA-acylating methylmalonate-semialdehyde dehydrogenase, whose translation MTLIENAIGGVRAASSSTRTAAIYNPATGEQTATLNLSTAKEVAQAIAAAKAAFPAWRDTPPLKRARMMFRFKELLSAHAGDIARAISAEHGKTHDDALGEVARGIEVVEFACGIPHLLKGDFARNVGPSIDSYSDRQSLGVVAGITPFNFPGMVPLWMYPIAVACGNTFILKPSERDPSAVMVVYDLFQKAGFPDGVLNVVHGDKEAVDVLLTHPDVKAVSFVGSTPIAEYVYSTGTAHGKRVQALGGAKNHMVVMPDADMDQAADALMGAGYGSAGERCMAISVAVPIGEETADRLVEKLIPRVQALKIGPASDKDAEMGPVVTEQHMRKVLGYIDQGEKEGAELLVDGRGFTLQGYENGYFVGGTLFDRVTKDMTIYKEEIFGPVLSVVRAKGYEEALSLINEHEYGNGTAIFTRDGDAARAFADGIEVGMVGINVPIPVPVAYFSFGGWKRSLFGDHSIYGEEGVRFNTRLKTVTTRWPAGIKDGAVYTFPNME comes from the coding sequence ATGACACTCATTGAAAACGCCATCGGCGGCGTGCGCGCCGCCTCAAGCTCCACACGGACCGCAGCGATCTACAATCCCGCGACCGGCGAACAGACCGCGACCCTCAATCTTTCCACCGCGAAGGAGGTCGCACAGGCGATTGCCGCTGCGAAGGCAGCCTTCCCGGCCTGGCGCGACACGCCGCCCCTGAAGCGGGCCCGCATGATGTTCCGATTCAAGGAGCTTCTCTCCGCCCATGCCGGTGACATCGCCCGCGCGATTTCGGCCGAACACGGCAAGACCCATGACGATGCGCTCGGCGAAGTGGCGCGCGGCATCGAGGTCGTGGAATTTGCCTGCGGCATTCCGCATCTCCTGAAGGGCGATTTCGCCCGCAACGTCGGGCCCTCCATCGACAGCTATTCCGACCGCCAGTCGCTTGGCGTCGTCGCCGGCATCACGCCGTTCAACTTTCCCGGCATGGTGCCACTTTGGATGTACCCGATAGCCGTTGCCTGCGGAAACACCTTCATCCTCAAGCCCTCGGAGCGCGATCCCTCCGCCGTGATGGTGGTCTACGATCTGTTCCAGAAGGCAGGCTTTCCCGACGGCGTCCTCAACGTCGTTCACGGCGACAAGGAAGCGGTCGATGTGCTGCTGACGCATCCGGACGTGAAGGCCGTCTCCTTTGTCGGCTCCACGCCGATCGCCGAATATGTCTATTCCACCGGCACGGCGCATGGAAAGCGCGTCCAGGCGCTGGGCGGGGCGAAGAACCACATGGTGGTGATGCCCGATGCAGATATGGATCAGGCGGCCGACGCGCTGATGGGGGCGGGCTACGGCTCCGCCGGCGAGCGCTGCATGGCGATCTCGGTGGCTGTGCCGATCGGCGAGGAGACCGCCGACCGGTTGGTCGAAAAGCTCATTCCCCGCGTTCAGGCGCTGAAGATCGGCCCGGCGAGCGACAAGGACGCGGAAATGGGTCCGGTCGTCACCGAACAGCACATGCGCAAGGTGCTGGGCTACATCGACCAGGGCGAGAAGGAAGGCGCGGAGCTGCTGGTCGACGGGCGCGGCTTTACGCTTCAAGGCTACGAGAACGGCTATTTCGTGGGCGGCACCCTGTTCGATCGGGTGACGAAGGACATGACGATCTACAAGGAAGAGATCTTCGGTCCGGTGCTTTCGGTGGTACGTGCCAAGGGCTACGAGGAGGCGCTGTCGCTCATCAACGAGCATGAATACGGAAACGGCACGGCGATCTTCACCCGCGACGGCGATGCCGCGCGCGCCTTTGCCGACGGCATCGAGGTCGGCATGGTCGGCATCAACGTGCCGATCCCCGTGCCGGTCGCTTATTTTTCCTTCGGCGGCTGGAAGCGCTCGCTGTTCGGCGACCATTCGATTTACGGCGAGGAAGGCGTGCGCTTCAATACCCGACTGAAAACGGTCACGACGCGCTGGCCCGCCGGCATCAAGGACGGGGCGGTCTATACCTTCCCGAACATGGAGTGA